CCTGGCAGGATGGTGCTCAAACAATTTTAGCAGAATTAAAAGAAGGCAAATCCGTAGCTTTTATTACCTTGGGTGATCCGTCACTTTACAGTACTTACAGCTACCTCCTTAATATTCTTCAGGATGAGCTGCCCCAGGAGCAAATCACAACCGTACCTGGGATAATGGCTATGGCAGCTGCCGCTGCCAGAATTAATTTGCCCCTGGCTACGGGGGACGAGCCCCTGCTGGTCCTGCCAAGTACAGAGGATGTTGGGGAGTTTCTTGATTTCCCCAATTTAGTCTTAATGAAAGTATCCCGCCGACTCCCTGAAATTTTAACCCTCCTTGAAGAACGGGAGAAAAAAGCCGTCTTATTAACCCGTCTGGGACAAGAGGAAGAAAAAATTCGCTGGGAGCCTCAGGCAGAGGACTTTAAAACTGAAAAAATTGATTATCTCAGCCTAATGTTGGTTAAAAAAGATTTGCTGGGGAGGGGAAAAAATGAGCCAGAATAAAACGAACGGCGAAGTTATCTTCATCGGAGCCGGTCCGGGGGACCCGGAACTGATCACAGTTAAAGGTGCTAAAACTTTAGAGCAGGCAGATCGTGTTATTTATGCCGGCTCCTTAGTCAATCCGGAATTGCTTAAATTATGCAAGCCGGGCACCCCTTGCCATGACAGCGCTCACCTCACCCTGGAAGAGGTAGCCGGACTCATGTTGGAAGGGGTTAAAAACGGGGAAAAGATTGTCCGTCTCCATACAGGAGACCCCAGCATGTATGGTGCCATTAAGGAGCAATTTGAGTATTTAGATAAGCAAGACATTCCTTATACCGTGATTCCGGGAGTAAGCTCCGTATTTGCAGCTGCTGCAGCGGTTAAACGGGAGTTCACTTTGCCGGATATCAGCCAAACTTTGATCCTGACCAGGATTGCAGGCCGGACACCGGTTCCTGAGCGTGAAGCTCTGGCTAAGCTGGCCCAGCATCAATCCAGTATGGCTATTTTCCTCAGTGTTCAGGACATGGGATCTGTGGTGCAGGCCCTGCTGGAAGGGGGTTATCCTGCTTCGACACCCATTGCCGTGGTAGCCAAAGCCAGCTGGCCGGATGAAGAAATGCTGATGGGAACTCTGGAGACTATCGTTGAGATGGTTAAAGCAGCCGGCATACGCAAACAGGCTCAAATCCTGGTGGGCGATTTCTTAGATCCCGCCAAAGGCTATGCCCGCTCAAAACTCTATGACCCGACTTTTACCCATGAATACCGGCAAGGGACAGACAAGT
This Desulfosporosinus orientis DSM 765 DNA region includes the following protein-coding sequences:
- the cobI gene encoding precorrin-2 C(20)-methyltransferase, producing the protein MNISWGKFYGVGVGPGDPQLLTLQAVDVLRSVDLVAIPKSKMDRESVAWDIAKIHCPADVRLVELEMPMTSDQEVLAKAWQDGAQTILAELKEGKSVAFITLGDPSLYSTYSYLLNILQDELPQEQITTVPGIMAMAAAAARINLPLATGDEPLLVLPSTEDVGEFLDFPNLVLMKVSRRLPEILTLLEEREKKAVLLTRLGQEEEKIRWEPQAEDFKTEKIDYLSLMLVKKDLLGRGKNEPE
- the cobM gene encoding precorrin-4 C(11)-methyltransferase, giving the protein MSQNKTNGEVIFIGAGPGDPELITVKGAKTLEQADRVIYAGSLVNPELLKLCKPGTPCHDSAHLTLEEVAGLMLEGVKNGEKIVRLHTGDPSMYGAIKEQFEYLDKQDIPYTVIPGVSSVFAAAAAVKREFTLPDISQTLILTRIAGRTPVPEREALAKLAQHQSSMAIFLSVQDMGSVVQALLEGGYPASTPIAVVAKASWPDEEMLMGTLETIVEMVKAAGIRKQAQILVGDFLDPAKGYARSKLYDPTFTHEYRQGTDK